In Glycine max cultivar Williams 82 chromosome 7, Glycine_max_v4.0, whole genome shotgun sequence, a single window of DNA contains:
- the MKK4 gene encoding mitogen-activated protein kinase kinase 4: MRPMQLPPPSGSGANPAPTNNSKDRPQRRRKDLTLPLPQRDTNLAVPLPLPPSTASAAAAQQVIPFSELERLNRIGSGSGGTVYKVVHRTSGRVYALKVIYGHHEESVRRQIHREIQILRDVNDPNVVKCHEMYDQNSEIQVLLEFMDGGSLEGKHIPQEQQLADLSRQILRGLAYLHRRHIVHRDIKPSNLLINSRKQVKIADFGVGRILNQTMDPCNSSVGTIAYMSPERINTDINDGQYDAYAGDIWSFGVSILEFYMGRFPFAVGRQGDWASLMCAICMSQPPEAPPSASPHFKDFILRCLQRDPSRRWSASRLLEHPFIAPPLPNHNQTPPNLHQLLPPPPRPLPS; encoded by the coding sequence ATGAGGCCGATGCAACTGCCACCGCCTTCCGGTTCCGGGGCCAACCCTGCCCCCACCAACAACAGCAAGGACCGTCCCCAGCGCCGCCGCAAGGACCTCACGCTGCCGCTGCCGCAGCGGGACACCAACTTGGCGGTGCCGCTTCCTCTGCCCCCATCGACGGCTTCTGCTGCGGCGGCGCAGCAGGTGATCCCCTTCTCGGAGCTGGAGAGACTGAACCGCATCGGGAGCGGGAGCGGCGGGACGGTGTACAAGGTGGTCCACCGCACCAGCGGGCGCGTGTACGCGCTGAAGGTGATATACGGTCACCACGAGGAGTCCGTGCGGCGGCAGATCCACCGGGAAATCCAGATCCTCCGTGACGTGAACGATCCGAACGTGGTGAAGTGCCACGAGATGTACGATCAGAACAGCGAAATCCAGGTGCTGCTGGAGTTCATGGACGGAGGGTCACTGGAGGGGAAACACATCCCGCAGGAGCAGCAGCTGGCAGATCTGTCTCGGCAGATTCTGCGGGGGCTGGCGTACCTACACCGGCGGCACATCGTGCACAGGGACATCAAGCCCTCGAATCTGCTGATAAACTCGCGGAAGCAGGTGAAGATCGCTGACTTCGGGGTGGGTCGGATTCTGAATCAGACGATGGATCCGTGCAATTCATCGGTGGGGACGATCGCCTACATGAGTCCGGAGAGGATCAATACGGACATAAACGACGGGCAATACGACGCTTACGCGGGGGACATATGGAGCTTTGGGGTTAGCATACTGGAGTTCTACATGGGAAGGTTCCCCTTCGCTGTAGGGAGGCAGGGCGATTGGGCCAGTCTAATGTGCGCCATTTGTATGTCTCAGCCTCCAGAGGCTCCTCCTTCTGCTTCACCTCACTTCAAGGATTTCATCCTCCGCTGTTTGCAGCGCGATCCCTCTCGCCGCTGGTCTGCTTCCAGGCTCCTCGAACACCCCTTCATTGCTCCACCGCTGCCCAACCATAATCAGACTCCTCCCAACCTCCATCAGCTACTCCCTCCTCCGCCAAGGCCTCTTCCTTCCTAG
- the LOC100820069 gene encoding (R)-mandelonitrile lyase-like, translated as MERAISIVQLECVTLLILSSTLFSCATQEQGASSYLNMVVNASELPSEDYYDYIVVGGGTAGCPLAATLSQSFRVLLLERGGVGHGDPNLMNQEGFLANLLNTESGDSPAQAFISEEGVPNARGRVLGGSSAINAGFYSRADADFFARSGLPWNLTLVNDSYQWVEKEVVFRPNLKTWQSAVRDGLLEAGVTPYNGFTLDHAKGTKIGGSTFDGAGRRHTSADLLRYARASNIKVGVYASVERLLLAASSAIGVLYRDQEGDYHHAFLREQGEVILSAGAIGSPQLLLLSGIGPRPYLSSWGIPVAHHLPYVGHFLYDNPRNGITILPSLPLEHSLIQVVGITESGAYIEAASNVVPFTSPPHTALVLRSPLYLTVATIISKISGPVSSGFLRLASTEVKENPVVRFNYLNNQVDVERCVNGTRKIAEILRSRALRDFKFSNWFGERDFRFIGPALPLHQSDFPSMADYCRRTVSTIWHYHGGCVVGRVVDPNLNLIGISSLRIVDGSVFSVSPGTNPQATLMMLGRYFGLKIIAERDANNN; from the exons ATGGAGAGAGCCATAAGCATTGTGCAGTTAGAGTGTGTGACGTTGTTGATATTGTCCAGCACATTGTTTTCGTGCGCTACTCAAGAGCAAG GGGCGAGTAGTTATCTGAATATGGTGGTGAACGCCAGCGAGTTACCGTCGGAAGACTACTACGACTACATCGTCGTGGGTGGCGGCACTGCCGGATGCCCACTGGCGGCGACACTCTCGCAGTCCTTTCGGGTGCTTTTGCTCGAACGCGGAGGCGTTGGTCACGGCGACCCCAACTTGATGAACCAAGAAGGCTTCTTGGCCAACCTCTTGAACACCGAAAGCGGAGACTCACCCGCCCAAGCTTTCATTTCCGAAGAGGGAGTCCCCAACGCTCGTGGCCGCGTTCTTGGTGGCAGCAGCGCCATCAACGCCGGCTTCTACAGCCGAGCCGACGCTGATTTCTTCGCCAGGTCCGGCTTGCCCTGGAACCTCACCCTGGTCAACGACTCATACCAATGGGTGGAGAAGGAAGTCGTCTTCAGACCCAATCTCAAGACGTGGCAATCCGCGGTTCGCGATGGGTTGCTTGAAGCAGGGGTTACTCCCTACAACGGTTTCACTCTGGACCACGCCAAGGGAACCAAGATCGGCGGTTCCACCTTCGACGGCGCCGGCAGGAGACACACCTCTGCGGATCTTTTGAGATATGCACGCGCTTCCAACATCAAGGTGGGCGTCTACGCCAGCGTGGAGAGGCTGCTTCTGGCCGCTAGCAGCGCAATCGGAGTCCTCTACAGAGACCAAGAAGGGGATTACCACCACGCATTCTTGCGGGAACAGGGAGAGGTGATTCTCTCCGCCGGCGCCATCGGAAGccctcagcttcttcttctgaGCGGGATTGGTCCAAGGCCATATCTGTCTTCGTGGGGGATTCCCGTGGCGCATCACCTACCCTACGTGGGACACTTCCTCTACGATAACCCCAGGAACGGAATTACGATTCTGCCCTCGCTCCCACTCGAGCATTCTCTGATCCAAGTGGTGGGGATTACCGAGTCCGGCGCTTACATAGAGGCGGCGTCCAACGTGGTTCCTTTCACGTCCCCTCCGCACACAGCCTTGGTCCTCCGGTCCCCGCTCTACCTAACGGTGGCGACAATAATTTCAAAGATTTCGGGGCCAGTATCCAGTGGGTTTCTGAGGCTGGCTTCGACGGAGGTGAAGGAGAATCCCGTGGTGAGATTCAATTACTTGAACAACCAGGTTGACGTGGAGAGGTGCGTGAACGGGACGAGGAAGATAGCGGAGATACTGAGGAGCAGGGCTTTGAGGGATTTCAAGTTCAGCAACTGGTTCGGGGAGAGAGACTTCAGGTTCATTGGCCCGGCTTTGCCACTTCACCAGAGCGACTTCCCTAGCATGGCGGATTACTGCCGGCGGACAGTGAGCACCATATGGCACTACCATGGAGGCTGCGTGGTTGGCAGGGTGGTTGATCCAAATCTCAACCTCATTGGAATTTCTTCCCTTCGTATTGTGGATGGATCCGTCTTCAGCGTATCGCCCGGAACCAATCCTCAGGCCACCCTAATGATGCTAGGAAGGTATTTTGGACTCAAGATAATCGCGGAAAGGGACGCAAACAACAACTGA